The Winogradskyella schleiferi genome has a window encoding:
- a CDS encoding M15 family metallopeptidase, translated as MKQLIVLSMLSLLSFGCEKQVKSVNHVLKINGRLGQMKIKNAEDYNKAKTFVLGKFSYKDDTRFTKVKSVHSSKTLYLDNEVYNAFTTMLEAANKADVSLKIVSGTRNFDEQKAIWERKWNAYSNLEPIARSKKILEFSSMPSTSRHHWGTDMDLNSLNNSYFSSGKGQQEYQWLTNNANKFGFYQAYTTKEDGRKGYDLEKWHWSYLPLASQYLKFYNYNISYTDINGFTGDTLVIPNKMITHYVNGLSKKVIDYK; from the coding sequence ATGAAGCAACTTATCGTGCTATCTATGCTTTCATTATTAAGTTTTGGTTGTGAAAAGCAAGTAAAATCAGTCAATCACGTTCTTAAAATCAATGGTCGTTTAGGTCAAATGAAGATTAAAAATGCTGAAGATTATAATAAGGCTAAAACTTTTGTTTTGGGTAAGTTTAGTTATAAAGACGATACTAGATTTACGAAAGTAAAATCAGTTCATTCGTCAAAAACCTTGTATTTGGACAATGAAGTTTATAACGCTTTTACAACGATGTTAGAAGCTGCAAATAAAGCGGATGTTTCGCTTAAAATAGTTTCAGGAACTCGAAATTTTGATGAACAAAAAGCTATTTGGGAACGTAAATGGAATGCGTATAGCAACTTAGAACCCATTGCACGCTCGAAAAAGATTTTGGAATTTAGTTCTATGCCTTCCACATCGAGACATCATTGGGGAACAGATATGGATTTAAATAGTTTAAACAATTCGTATTTTAGCAGCGGAAAAGGACAGCAAGAATATCAATGGCTAACAAATAATGCTAATAAATTCGGTTTTTATCAAGCTTATACGACCAAAGAAGATGGTAGAAAAGGCTATGATTTAGAAAAATGGCATTGGTCGTATTTACCATTAGCAAGTCAATATTTAAAGTTTTATAATTATAATATTAGTTATACTGATATTAATGGCTTTACGGGCGATACGCTAGTGATACCTAACAAAATGATAACCCATTATGTTAATGGTTTATCTAAAAAAGTGATAGATTACAAATAA
- a CDS encoding diacylglycerol kinase family protein has protein sequence MQKKDSFLINRLKSVGFAYKGMLLLIKTEASIQVQLFIAIAVTIAGFYFEISTNEWLVQLTMIGLVMSLEAMNTAVEHIANFIHPEYHIKIGLIKDVAAGAVFIASVIAVIVAGIIYIPKFS, from the coding sequence ATGCAAAAAAAAGATTCCTTCCTCATTAACAGACTCAAAAGCGTAGGCTTTGCTTATAAGGGCATGCTTCTACTCATTAAAACAGAAGCCAGTATACAAGTACAATTGTTTATAGCGATTGCAGTTACAATTGCTGGCTTTTATTTTGAAATTTCAACCAACGAATGGCTTGTACAACTTACAATGATAGGTTTGGTAATGAGCTTAGAAGCTATGAATACGGCTGTCGAACATATAGCCAATTTTATTCATCCTGAGTACCATATAAAAATAGGACTCATAAAGGATGTTGCTGCTGGTGCTGTTTTTATTGCTTCAGTGATTGCTGTAATTGTTGCTGGTATTATTTATATCCCGAAATTTAGTTAG
- the tpx gene encoding thiol peroxidase yields the protein MAHITLGGDPIETTGSLPSAGNKAPDFKLTATDLSSKSISDYEGNRLILNIFPSIDTGTCATSVRTFNEKATQLDNTKVLCISKDLPFALNRFCGAEGLDNVESLSDFKTGNFGKDYGLTFKTGPLETLLSRCIVVIDKDGTILHTEQVQEIKDEPNYKAALDALK from the coding sequence ATGGCTCATATAACATTAGGAGGAGATCCAATAGAAACTACAGGAAGTTTACCATCTGCTGGGAACAAAGCTCCAGATTTTAAACTCACAGCAACCGACTTATCAAGTAAATCAATATCAGATTACGAAGGAAATCGATTGATTCTAAATATCTTTCCGAGTATAGATACTGGTACTTGTGCAACATCGGTAAGGACTTTTAACGAAAAGGCAACACAATTAGATAATACTAAAGTACTGTGTATCTCAAAAGACCTACCTTTTGCATTAAATCGTTTTTGTGGTGCAGAAGGATTGGACAATGTAGAAAGCCTTTCAGATTTTAAAACGGGTAACTTCGGAAAAGATTACGGTTTAACTTTTAAAACTGGTCCTTTGGAAACCTTATTATCGCGTTGCATTGTCGTCATTGATAAAGATGGCACAATTCTACACACTGAACAAGTTCAAGAAATAAAGGATGAACCGAATTACAAGGCAGCTTTAGATGCATTGAAATGA